The DNA segment CACTCACGACAGGTGTGATGGAGAAAGCTAATTGGCTCTTCATTAAAACACTCACGACAGGTGTGATGGAGAAAGCTAATTGGCTCTTCATTAAAACACTCACGACAGGTGTGATGGAGAAAGCTAATTGGCTCTTCATTAAAACACTCACGACAGGTGTGATGGAGAAAGATAATTGGCTCTTCATTAAAACACTCACGACAGGTGTGATGGAGAAAGCTAATTGGCCCTTCATTAAAACACTCACGACAGGTGTGATGGAGAAAGCTAATTGGCTCTTCATTAAAACACTCACGACAGGTGTGATGGAGAAAGCTAATTGGCTCTTCATTAAAACACTCACGACAGGTGTGATGGAGAAAGATAATTGGCTCTTCATTAAAACACTCACGACAGGTGTGATGGAGAAAGCTAATTGGCCCTTCATTAAAACACTCACGACAGGTGTGATGGAGAAAGATAATTGGCTCTTCATTAAAACACTCACGACAGGTGTGATGGAGAAAGCTAATTGGCCCTTCATTAAAACACTCACGACAGGTGTGATGGAGAAAGCTAATTGGCTCTTCATTAAAACACTCACGACAGGTGTGATGGAGAAAGATAATTGGCTCTTCATTAAAACACTCACGACAGGTGTGATGGAGAAAGCTAATTGGCTCTTCATTAAAACACTCACGACAGGTGTGATGGAGAAAGCTAATTGGCTCTTCATTAAAACACTCACGACAGGTGTGATGGAGAAAGCTAATTGGCTCTTCATTAAAACACTCACGA comes from the Oncorhynchus keta strain PuntledgeMale-10-30-2019 unplaced genomic scaffold, Oket_V2 Un_scaffold_13527_pilon_pilon, whole genome shotgun sequence genome and includes:
- the LOC127927371 gene encoding uncharacterized protein LOC127927371 isoform X4; the protein is MEKANWLFIKTLTTGVMEKANWLFIKTLTTGVMEKANWLFIKTLTTGVMEKANWLFIKTLTTGVMEKANWLFIKTLTTGVMEKANWLFIKTLTTGVMEKANWLFIKTLTTGVMEKANWLFIKTLTTGVMEKANWLFIKTLTTGVMEKDNWLFIKTLTTGVMEKANWPFIKTLTTGVMEKDNWLFIKTLTTGVMEKANWPFIKTLTTGVMEKANWLFIKTLTTGVMEKANWLFIKTLTTGVMEKANWLFIKTLTTGVMEKANWLFIKTLTTGVMEKANWLFIKTLTTGVMEKANWLFIKTLTTGVMEKDNWLFIKTLTTGVMEKDNWPFIKTLTTGVMEKDNCL
- the LOC127927371 gene encoding uncharacterized protein LOC127927371 isoform X3, which gives rise to MEKANWLFIKTLTTGVMEKANWLFIKTLTTGVMEKANWLFIKTLTTGVMEKANWLFIKTLTTGVMEKANWLFIKTLTTGVMEKANWLFIKTLTTGVMEKANWLFIKTLTTGVMEKANWLFIKTLTTGVMEKANWLFIKTLTTGVMEKANWLFIKTLTTGVMEKDNWLFIKTLTTGVMEKANWPFIKTLTTGVMEKDNWLFIKTLTTGVMEKANWPFIKTLTTGVMEKANWLFIKTLTTGVMEKANWLFIKTLTTGVMEKANWLFIKTLTTGVMEKANWLFIKTLTTGVMEKANWLFIKTLTTGVMEKANWLFIKTLTTGVMEKDNWLFIKTLTTGVMEKDNWPFIKTLTTGVMEKDNCL
- the LOC127927371 gene encoding uncharacterized protein LOC127927371 isoform X6, which translates into the protein MEKANWLFIKTLTTGVMEKANWLFIKTLTTGVMEKANWLFIKTLTTGVMEKANWLFIKTLTTGVMEKANWLFIKTLTTGVMEKANWLFIKTLTTGVMEKANWLFIKTLTTGVMEKANWLFIKTLTTGVMEKDNWLFIKTLTTGVMEKANWPFIKTLTTGVMEKANWLFIKTLTTGVMEKANWLFIKTLTTGVMEKANWLFIKTLTTGVMEKANWLFIKTLTTGVMEKANWLFIKTLTTGVMEKANWLFIKTLTTGVMEKANWLFIKTLTTGVMEKDNWLFIKTLTTGVMEKDNWPFIKTLTTGVMEKDNCL
- the LOC127927371 gene encoding uncharacterized protein LOC127927371 isoform X1, encoding MEKANWLFIKTLTTGVMEKANWLFIKTLTTGVMEKANWLFIKTLTTGVMEKANWLFIKTLTTGVMEKANWLFIKTLTTGVMEKANWLFIKTLTTGVMEKANWLFIKTLTTGVMEKANWLFIKTLTTGVMEKDNWLFIKTLTTGVMEKANWPFIKTLTTGVMEKANWLFIKTLTTGVMEKANWLFIKTLTTGVMEKDNWLFIKTLTTGVMEKANWPFIKTLTTGVMEKDNWLFIKTLTTGVMEKANWPFIKTLTTGVMEKANWLFIKTLTTGVMEKANWLFIKTLTTGVMEKANWLFIKTLTTGVMEKANWLFIKTLTTGVMEKANWLFIKTLTTGVMEKANWLFIKTLTTGVMEKDNWLFIKTLTTGVMEKDNWPFIKTLTTGVMEKDNCL
- the LOC127927371 gene encoding uncharacterized protein LOC127927371 isoform X5, with amino-acid sequence MEKANWLFIKTLTTGVMEKANWLFIKTLTTGVMEKANWLFIKTLTTGVMEKANWLFIKTLTTGVMEKANWLFIKTLTTGVMEKANWLFIKTLTTGVMEKANWLFIKTLTTGVMEKANWLFIKTLTTGVMEKDNWLFIKTLTTGVMEKANWPFIKTLTTGVMEKANWLFIKTLTTGVMEKANWLFIKTLTTGVMEKANWLFIKTLTTGVMEKANWLFIKTLTTGVMEKANWLFIKTLTTGVMEKANWLFIKTLTTGVMEKANWLFIKTLTTGVMEKANWLFIKTLTTGVMEKDNWLFIKTLTTGVMEKDNWPFIKTLTTGVMEKDNCL
- the LOC127927371 gene encoding uncharacterized protein LOC127927371 isoform X8; translated protein: MEKANWLFIKTLTTGVMEKANWLFIKTLTTGVMEKANWLFIKTLTTGVMEKANWLFIKTLTTGVMEKANWLFIKTLTTGVMEKANWLFIKTLTTGVMEKANWLFIKTLTTGVMEKANWLFIKTLTTGVMEKDNWLFIKTLTTGVMEKANWPFIKTLTTGVMEKANWLFIKTLTTGVMEKANWLFIKTLTTGVMEKDNWLFIKTLTTGVMEKANWPFIKTLTTGVMEKDNWLFIKTLTTGVMEKANWPFIKTLTTGVMEKDNWLFIKTLTTGVMEKDNWPFIKTLTTGVMEKDNCL
- the LOC127927371 gene encoding uncharacterized protein LOC127927371 isoform X2, with the protein product MEKANWLFIKTLTTGVMEKANWLFIKTLTTGVMEKANWLFIKTLTTGVMEKANWLFIKTLTTGVMEKANWLFIKTLTTGVMEKANWLFIKTLTTGVMEKANWLFIKTLTTGVMEKDNWLFIKTLTTGVMEKANWPFIKTLTTGVMEKANWLFIKTLTTGVMEKANWLFIKTLTTGVMEKDNWLFIKTLTTGVMEKANWPFIKTLTTGVMEKDNWLFIKTLTTGVMEKANWPFIKTLTTGVMEKANWLFIKTLTTGVMEKANWLFIKTLTTGVMEKANWLFIKTLTTGVMEKANWLFIKTLTTGVMEKANWLFIKTLTTGVMEKANWLFIKTLTTGVMEKDNWLFIKTLTTGVMEKDNWPFIKTLTTGVMEKDNCL